A genome region from Anastrepha obliqua isolate idAnaObli1 chromosome 4, idAnaObli1_1.0, whole genome shotgun sequence includes the following:
- the LOC129246011 gene encoding USP6 N-terminal-like protein isoform X4: MSSTVHVNSVTIITSNSNSYNHNNSVNTNNIANTSNSNVNNTNSLPASAPAATNYTTTTHITTNSNAAVSNSTAGGESANTPLMTNKISSKNTTALDDQEALLQRAADEREAIFNRYSLGLDPKNVVDPWENPTYELYHITDKYGFMHDSRLPDTRDSQELQRTKIELERDKKWVKMLTNWNVNIEKVRRRVFKGIPDRMRWPAWKKLLNVDELIEANRDTYASMLALARKYSTEVRQIDSDVNRQFRDNLAYRQRYSVKQCSLFNVLNAYSIYNPELGYCQGMACLAGVLLLYMQEEEAFWALNQLIIDRKYAMHGLFIEGFPKLTRFLEHHDRILSKMMRKLHQHFMKHNVDAILYSIKWFFVIFVERIPFSLALRVWDIYLLEGERVVSAMAVTILYLHKHDLLRLNDMDSIIEYLQVKLHKNFGYNDDYVIEALERMLKKLKELKLDIAPPPKANEFPARPLGQFLEADIEKKIGRRRSEYTDTEKQVITDVILRSEQNAVEVQSTMSYETSECATEYRIICTQS, translated from the exons ATGAGTTCAACTGTGCACGTAAATAGCGTCACTATCATTACCAGCAACAGCAATAGCTATAATCACAATAACAGCGTAAACACCAACAATATTGCAAACACCAGCAACAGCAATGTGAATAATACGAACAGCTTGCCCGCCTCCGCACCCGCCGCTACGAACTATACAACAACTACGCACATAACGACAAATAGTAACGCAGCAGTTTCGAATTCAACGGCAGGAGGGGAATCGGCAAATACGCCGCTGATGACCAACAAAATCAGCAGCAAAAACACAACGGCTCTCGATGATCAAGAAGCGTTGCTGCAACGTGCAGCCGATGAACGTGAAGCTATTTTCAATCGCTACTCGCTCGGTTTAGATCCTAAGAATGTGGTCGACCCTTGGGAGAATCCCACATATGAGCTATATCATATTACAGATAA ATATGGCTTCATGCACGATTCCCGCCTGCCCGACACCCGCGACTCGCAGGAACTGCAGCGGACCAAAATCGAATTGGAGCGCGACAAGAAATGGGTAAAAATGCTTACCAATTGGAATGTGAACATCGAAAAGGTGCGACGACGTGTCTTCAAAGGTATACCAGATCGCATGCGTTGGCCAGCATGGAAAAAGTTGCTGAATGTTGACGAATTGATTGAGGCAAATCGTGATACGTATGCGTCTATGTTAGCATTGGCGCGCAAATACTCCACCGAGGTGCGACAAATCGATTCCGATGTGAATCGGCAATTTCGTGATAATCTCGCCTACCGCCAACGGTATAGCGTCAAACAGTGCTCCCTATTTAATGTGCTAAATGCGTATAGTATATACAATCCCGAATTGGGTTACTGTCAAGGCATGGCTTGTTTGGCCGGTGTGCTATTGCTCTATATGCAAGAGGAGGAGGCATTTTGGGCGCTCAATCAATTGATCATTGATCGTAAGTATGCCATGCATGGCTTATTCATTGAGGGCTTCCCGAAATTGACACGCTTCCTTGAGCATCACGATCGGATATTGTCGAAGATGATGCGTAAATTACATCAGCATTTTATGAAGCATAATGTCGATGCCATTCTGTATTCGATCAAGTGGTTCTTTGTGATTTTTGTGGAGCGG ATACCATTTAGTTTAGCTTTACGCGTGTGGGACATTTATCTGCTGGAGGGTGAGCGTGTCGTCAGCGCCATGGCCGTCACCATACTCTATTTGCACAAGCACGATTTGTTGCGTCTCAACGATATGGACTCAATTATTGAATATTTGCAAGTGAAATTGCATAAGAATTTCGGCTACAACGATGACTACGTAATCGAGGCACTCGAACGTATGTTGAAGAAGTTAAAGGAATTGAAATTGGATATAGCTCCACCCCCCAAGGCGAACGAATTTCCCGCCCGACCGTTGGGACAATTCTTAGAAGCTGATATTGAGAAGAAGATTGGTCGGCGACGTTCCGAATATACCGATACGGAGAAACAAGTTATAACTGATGTGATATTAAG ATCTGAGCAAAATGCAGTAGAAGTACAATCAACAATGTCGTATGAGACATCTGAATGCGCTACGG AATACCGTATCATTTGTACGCAAAGTTAA
- the LOC129246011 gene encoding USP6 N-terminal-like protein isoform X1 encodes MSSTVHVNSVTIITSNSNSYNHNNSVNTNNIANTSNSNVNNTNSLPASAPAATNYTTTTHITTNSNAAVSNSTAGGESANTPLMTNKISSKNTTALDDQEALLQRAADEREAIFNRYSLGLDPKNVVDPWENPTYELYHITDKYGFMHDSRLPDTRDSQELQRTKIELERDKKWVKMLTNWNVNIEKVRRRVFKGIPDRMRWPAWKKLLNVDELIEANRDTYASMLALARKYSTEVRQIDSDVNRQFRDNLAYRQRYSVKQCSLFNVLNAYSIYNPELGYCQGMACLAGVLLLYMQEEEAFWALNQLIIDRKYAMHGLFIEGFPKLTRFLEHHDRILSKMMRKLHQHFMKHNVDAILYSIKWFFVIFVERIPFSLALRVWDIYLLEGERVVSAMAVTILYLHKHDLLRLNDMDSIIEYLQVKLHKNFGYNDDYVIEALERMLKKLKELKLDIAPPPKANEFPARPLGQFLEADIEKKIGRRRSEYTDTEKQVITDVILRSEQNAVEVQSTMSYETSECATGDAYSMKTYRSITSLATSPAVSSYSLYSNGFVVTTNNKLYNDIDNNAYNNGHNHNYSHSHMQNHRHSNSYSYSHTTLQLQNHTDAEVDYPNVDDLPPDFNENADIDDDELSVQNTRL; translated from the exons ATGAGTTCAACTGTGCACGTAAATAGCGTCACTATCATTACCAGCAACAGCAATAGCTATAATCACAATAACAGCGTAAACACCAACAATATTGCAAACACCAGCAACAGCAATGTGAATAATACGAACAGCTTGCCCGCCTCCGCACCCGCCGCTACGAACTATACAACAACTACGCACATAACGACAAATAGTAACGCAGCAGTTTCGAATTCAACGGCAGGAGGGGAATCGGCAAATACGCCGCTGATGACCAACAAAATCAGCAGCAAAAACACAACGGCTCTCGATGATCAAGAAGCGTTGCTGCAACGTGCAGCCGATGAACGTGAAGCTATTTTCAATCGCTACTCGCTCGGTTTAGATCCTAAGAATGTGGTCGACCCTTGGGAGAATCCCACATATGAGCTATATCATATTACAGATAA ATATGGCTTCATGCACGATTCCCGCCTGCCCGACACCCGCGACTCGCAGGAACTGCAGCGGACCAAAATCGAATTGGAGCGCGACAAGAAATGGGTAAAAATGCTTACCAATTGGAATGTGAACATCGAAAAGGTGCGACGACGTGTCTTCAAAGGTATACCAGATCGCATGCGTTGGCCAGCATGGAAAAAGTTGCTGAATGTTGACGAATTGATTGAGGCAAATCGTGATACGTATGCGTCTATGTTAGCATTGGCGCGCAAATACTCCACCGAGGTGCGACAAATCGATTCCGATGTGAATCGGCAATTTCGTGATAATCTCGCCTACCGCCAACGGTATAGCGTCAAACAGTGCTCCCTATTTAATGTGCTAAATGCGTATAGTATATACAATCCCGAATTGGGTTACTGTCAAGGCATGGCTTGTTTGGCCGGTGTGCTATTGCTCTATATGCAAGAGGAGGAGGCATTTTGGGCGCTCAATCAATTGATCATTGATCGTAAGTATGCCATGCATGGCTTATTCATTGAGGGCTTCCCGAAATTGACACGCTTCCTTGAGCATCACGATCGGATATTGTCGAAGATGATGCGTAAATTACATCAGCATTTTATGAAGCATAATGTCGATGCCATTCTGTATTCGATCAAGTGGTTCTTTGTGATTTTTGTGGAGCGG ATACCATTTAGTTTAGCTTTACGCGTGTGGGACATTTATCTGCTGGAGGGTGAGCGTGTCGTCAGCGCCATGGCCGTCACCATACTCTATTTGCACAAGCACGATTTGTTGCGTCTCAACGATATGGACTCAATTATTGAATATTTGCAAGTGAAATTGCATAAGAATTTCGGCTACAACGATGACTACGTAATCGAGGCACTCGAACGTATGTTGAAGAAGTTAAAGGAATTGAAATTGGATATAGCTCCACCCCCCAAGGCGAACGAATTTCCCGCCCGACCGTTGGGACAATTCTTAGAAGCTGATATTGAGAAGAAGATTGGTCGGCGACGTTCCGAATATACCGATACGGAGAAACAAGTTATAACTGATGTGATATTAAG ATCTGAGCAAAATGCAGTAGAAGTACAATCAACAATGTCGTATGAGACATCTGAATGCGCTACGG GTGATGCATATTCAATGAAAACGTATCGAAGTATCACTAGTTTAGCCACCTCACCGGCTGTTAGCAGTTATTCACTCTATAGTAATGGATTTGTTGTCACCACCAACAATAAATTGTACAATGACATTGACAACAACGCATACAATAACGGTCACAACCACAACTACAGCCACAGTCACATGCAAAATCATAGGCACAGTAATAGCTATAGTTACAGCCATACAACGTTACAGTTACAAAATCATACTGACGCTGAAGTTGACTACCCGAACGTTGATGATTTACCGCCAGACTTTAACGAAAATGCTGACATTGACGATGATGAGCTCAGCGTACAGAATACTCggctatga
- the LOC129246011 gene encoding USP6 N-terminal-like protein isoform X3 yields the protein MSSTVHVNSVTIITSNSNSYNHNNSVNTNNIANTSNSNVNNTNSLPASAPAATNYTTTTHITTNSNAAVSNSTAGGESANTPLMTNKISSKNTTALDDQEALLQRAADEREAIFNRYSLGLDPKNVVDPWENPTYELYHITDKYGFMHDSRLPDTRDSQELQRTKIELERDKKWVKMLTNWNVNIEKVRRRVFKGIPDRMRWPAWKKLLNVDELIEANRDTYASMLALARKYSTEVRQIDSDVNRQFRDNLAYRQRYSVKQCSLFNVLNAYSIYNPELGYCQGMACLAGVLLLYMQEEEAFWALNQLIIDRKYAMHGLFIEGFPKLTRFLEHHDRILSKMMRKLHQHFMKHNVDAILYSIKWFFVIFVERIPFSLALRVWDIYLLEGERVVSAMAVTILYLHKHDLLRLNDMDSIIEYLQVKLHKNFGYNDDYVIEALERMLKKLKELKLDIAPPPKANEFPARPLGQFLEADIEKKIGRRRSEYTDTEKQVITDVILRSEQNAVEVQSTMSYETSECATGTSVASHGSSDTFSLEDNNIHLKTANALQNTPQRDMLLLSTT from the exons ATGAGTTCAACTGTGCACGTAAATAGCGTCACTATCATTACCAGCAACAGCAATAGCTATAATCACAATAACAGCGTAAACACCAACAATATTGCAAACACCAGCAACAGCAATGTGAATAATACGAACAGCTTGCCCGCCTCCGCACCCGCCGCTACGAACTATACAACAACTACGCACATAACGACAAATAGTAACGCAGCAGTTTCGAATTCAACGGCAGGAGGGGAATCGGCAAATACGCCGCTGATGACCAACAAAATCAGCAGCAAAAACACAACGGCTCTCGATGATCAAGAAGCGTTGCTGCAACGTGCAGCCGATGAACGTGAAGCTATTTTCAATCGCTACTCGCTCGGTTTAGATCCTAAGAATGTGGTCGACCCTTGGGAGAATCCCACATATGAGCTATATCATATTACAGATAA ATATGGCTTCATGCACGATTCCCGCCTGCCCGACACCCGCGACTCGCAGGAACTGCAGCGGACCAAAATCGAATTGGAGCGCGACAAGAAATGGGTAAAAATGCTTACCAATTGGAATGTGAACATCGAAAAGGTGCGACGACGTGTCTTCAAAGGTATACCAGATCGCATGCGTTGGCCAGCATGGAAAAAGTTGCTGAATGTTGACGAATTGATTGAGGCAAATCGTGATACGTATGCGTCTATGTTAGCATTGGCGCGCAAATACTCCACCGAGGTGCGACAAATCGATTCCGATGTGAATCGGCAATTTCGTGATAATCTCGCCTACCGCCAACGGTATAGCGTCAAACAGTGCTCCCTATTTAATGTGCTAAATGCGTATAGTATATACAATCCCGAATTGGGTTACTGTCAAGGCATGGCTTGTTTGGCCGGTGTGCTATTGCTCTATATGCAAGAGGAGGAGGCATTTTGGGCGCTCAATCAATTGATCATTGATCGTAAGTATGCCATGCATGGCTTATTCATTGAGGGCTTCCCGAAATTGACACGCTTCCTTGAGCATCACGATCGGATATTGTCGAAGATGATGCGTAAATTACATCAGCATTTTATGAAGCATAATGTCGATGCCATTCTGTATTCGATCAAGTGGTTCTTTGTGATTTTTGTGGAGCGG ATACCATTTAGTTTAGCTTTACGCGTGTGGGACATTTATCTGCTGGAGGGTGAGCGTGTCGTCAGCGCCATGGCCGTCACCATACTCTATTTGCACAAGCACGATTTGTTGCGTCTCAACGATATGGACTCAATTATTGAATATTTGCAAGTGAAATTGCATAAGAATTTCGGCTACAACGATGACTACGTAATCGAGGCACTCGAACGTATGTTGAAGAAGTTAAAGGAATTGAAATTGGATATAGCTCCACCCCCCAAGGCGAACGAATTTCCCGCCCGACCGTTGGGACAATTCTTAGAAGCTGATATTGAGAAGAAGATTGGTCGGCGACGTTCCGAATATACCGATACGGAGAAACAAGTTATAACTGATGTGATATTAAG ATCTGAGCAAAATGCAGTAGAAGTACAATCAACAATGTCGTATGAGACATCTGAATGCGCTACGG
- the LOC129243694 gene encoding general transcription and DNA repair factor IIH helicase subunit XPD, producing the protein MKLSVDGLLVYFPYEYIYPEQYAYMLELKRTLDAKGHCLLEMPSGTGKTATLLSLIVAYMIEHPDVIRKLIYCSRTVPEIEKVIAELQNLMSYYEKHAPEPPGLLGLVLSSRKNMCVHAEVSKEREGKAVDGKCYGLTASYVRERHEVDPENTPICQYYEGFTLEGKESLMPHGVYSIDDLKEYGRMRNWCPYFLARFAVSYAHIVVYSYHYLLDPKIAEVVSKEMTKQCCVVFDEAHNIDNVCIDSMSVKINRRIVERSTNALNDLQKRVQDMREEGANRLNEEYQRMVQGLKDAQVQRETDMVMANPILPADVLKEAVPGNIRNADHFLSFLRRFVEYIKTRLRVHHVVQESPAGFLKDVATKICIERKPLRFCAERLASLLRTLEITDMTEYGALTLITHFATLVSTYTKGFTIIVEPFDDKTPTVINPILHFSCLDSSIAMAPVFKRFQTVVITSGTLSPMDMYPKILDFDPVIMSSFTMTLARPCLLPMIVSKGNDQVAISSKFETREDTAVIRNYGQLLVETAKTVPDGIVCFFTSYLYLESVVASWYDQGIVDTLLRYKLLFIETQDNAETSYALMNYVKACDCGRGAVLLAVARGKVSEGVDFDHHYGRAVLMFGIPYVYTQSRILKARLDYLRDQFQIRENDFLTFDAMRHAAQCVGRALRGKTDYGIMIFADKRFSRQDKRSRLPKWIQEHLVDSFCNLSTEEAMQLARRWLRRMAQPFTREDQLGISLLTLEQLENSEKEKLERQAQGKEGVGGEVMEH; encoded by the exons ATGAA GTTAAGTGTCGACGGCTTACTCGTTTACTTTCCATACGAGTACATTTATCCAGAACAGTATGCATACATGCTGGAGTTGAAACGCACATTGGATGCGAAAGGCCACTGCCTGCTTGAGATGCCTTCGGGCACAGGCAAAACTGCAACACTGCTTTCCTTAATTGTAGCCTATATGATTGAGCATCCCGATGTAATTCGCAAACTAATCTACTGTTCGCGAACAGTCCCAGAGATCGAAAAAGTTATTGCCGAGTTACAAAATCTTATGTCTTATTATGAAAAACATGCGCCAGAACCGCCCGGCTTGCTGGGACTAGTACTCAGTTCACGCAAAAATATGTGCGTACACGCAGAAGTGAGTAAAGAGCGTGAAGGTAAGGCTGTCGATGGTAAATGTTATGGTCTGACTGCGAGTTATGTACGCGAACGACATGAGGTAGACCCCGAAAATACGCCAATAT GCCAGTATTATGAAGGTTTCACCCTGGAGGGAAAGGAGTCACTGATGCCGCACGGTGTTTATAGCATTGATGATCTGAAAGAATATGGGCGCATGCGTAATTGGTGTCCATACTTTCTGGCACGCTTTGCGGTGTCCTATGCACACATTGTTGTCTACAGTTATCATTATTTGTTGGACCCGAAAATTGCCGAAGTCGTCTCCAAGGAGATGACGAAACAATGTTGCGTCGTTTTCGATGAGGCGCATAATATTGACAATGTTTGCATTGATTCGATGAGCGTGAAAATCAATCGACGTATAGTGGAACGTAGTACAAATGCGCTGAATGATCTGCAGAAAAGAGTACAAGA TATGCGCGAAGAAGGCGCTAATCGATTGAATGAGGAGTATCAACGCATGGTGCAGGGCTTAAAAGATGCACAGGTGCAACGTGAAACGGATATGGTAATGGCCAATCCCATATTGCCCGCAGATGTGCTAAAAG AGGCTGTGCCGGGAAATATACGAAATGCTGACCATTTTTTAAGTTTCCTGCGCCGCTTTGTAGAGTACATTAAAACACGTCTGCGCGTGCATCATGTTGTACAGGAATCGCCTGCTGGCTTCTTAAAAGATGTTGCTACGAAAATATGTATCGAGCGCAAGCCATTGCGTTTCTGTGCCGAGCGTTTGGCGAGCTTGTTGAGAACGCTGGAAATTACCGACATGACAGAGTATGGTGCGCTAACATtg ATTACACATTTTGCTACATTAGTGTCGACCTACACAAAAGGCTTCACAATCATTGTTGAGCCTTTCGACGATAAGACGCCTACAGTTATCAATCCGATACTACACTTCAGCTGCTTGGACTCCTCTATAGCCATGGCACCAGTGTTCAAGCGCTTTCAAACAGTTGTAATTACATCAGGCACACTCTCGCCTATGGATATGTACCCAAAAATTTTGGATTTCGATCCAGTTATAATGAGTTCCTTTACAATGACGCTGGCGCGTCCTTGCTTGTTACCAATG ATTGTGTCCAAAGGAAATGATCAGGTCGCGATTTCGTCGAAATTCGAAACACGTGAAGATACAGCGGTTATACGCAATTATGGACAGCTGTTGGTAGAAACAGCAAAGACAGTGCCCGATGGGATTGTGTGCTTTTTTACTTCCTATCTCTATCTCGAATCCGTCGTTGCTTCGTGGTACGATCAAGGCATTGTAGACACTTTGCTGCGTTATAAGTTGTTATTTATTGAAACGCAGGATAATGCGGAAACCAGCTATGCACTAATGAACTATGTTAAG GCTTGTGATTGCGGTCGTGGCGCAGTGTTGCTCGCAGTTGCGCGTGGCAAAGTGTCCGAGGGTGTTGACTTCGATCATCATTATGGGCGTGCCGTTCTTATGTTTGGTATTCCCTATGTCTATACACAATCGCGCATACTCAAAGCGCGTCTTGACTATCTGCGCGATCAATTCCAGATAAGAGAAAATGACTTTCTCACATTCGATGCAATGCGTCATGCGGCGCAGTGCGTGGGCCGTGCGTTGCGTGGTAAAACCGATTACGGTATTATGATATTCGCTGACAAGCGTTTCTCGCGTCAAGATAAACGCAGTCGTTTGCCCAAATGGATACAGGAACATTTGGTGGatagtttttgtaatttgaGCACAGAAGAGGCCATGCAGTTGGCACGACGCTGGCTAAGACGCATGGCGCAACCGTTTACGCGCGAAGATCAGCTGGGGATCTCGCTGCTGACTTTGGAGCAATTAGAGAACTCGGAGAAGGAGAAATTGGAGCGCCAGGCGCAAGGCAAGGAGGGTGTTGGCGGAGAGGTGATGGAACACTGA